A genomic segment from Rubrobacter tropicus encodes:
- a CDS encoding copper resistance CopC family protein, with protein sequence MTAGAVGRRLGVLLGLATLLVVLCGSPVLAHAELLRATPANGKALSKQPGEVRLVFDEPVRAEFDPVKVTHENGDRVDDGEADTLTEDPDVLVAELGDLPAGDYTVEWRVTSADGDPISGEYGFSVSESAVETPEDGGGAAAPEEQDAVGGGTLGVVLGVLVIGGVAVAGFVMLRRG encoded by the coding sequence GTGACGGCCGGGGCGGTCGGCCGGCGGCTGGGCGTCCTTCTGGGCCTGGCGACGCTCCTGGTGGTCCTGTGCGGCTCTCCGGTGCTCGCCCACGCCGAGCTCTTGCGCGCGACGCCCGCAAACGGTAAAGCCCTTTCGAAGCAGCCCGGGGAGGTGCGGCTCGTCTTCGACGAACCCGTGCGGGCCGAGTTCGACCCGGTAAAGGTCACCCACGAGAACGGCGACCGGGTCGACGACGGCGAGGCCGACACGCTGACGGAGGACCCCGACGTGCTGGTGGCGGAGTTGGGCGACCTCCCCGCCGGCGATTATACGGTCGAGTGGCGCGTCACCTCGGCCGACGGCGACCCCATCTCTGGCGAGTACGGGTTCTCCGTCAGCGAGTCCGCGGTCGAAACCCCGGAAGACGGCGGTGGCGCCGCTGCCCCGGAGGAGCAAGACGCGGTCGGCGGGGGGACCCTCGGTGTGGTCCTGGGTGTTCTGGTCATCGGCGGTGTCGCGGTCGCCGGCTTCGTGATGCTGCGCAGGGGTTAG
- a CDS encoding CopD family protein: MTAAAALAASPTAAFAQESHAGGGRLPTVELLAGVTHGIVQGAAVLLVGLVAFVALVWLPISRAAGTDGGSGAVFARGAWALFAALALVGLADVAVYTAWATGRPLGLGLYLEGLFGTTAGQVALARLGTGLLVAFAVAWAAGGGGIGRWWAAAGAGGLLLATLVPESHAVAQGLLAITVIWLHLVAAAFWTGGLLAFPILLLGPLRALGLDERADLRRRTVRRFSKVATVAVLVLVATGLYSTLLNVAGLGALVGTAYGRALVMKLGMTVLLLATGGLNLIDKGDGPLGRMVGLELALAAGIFVAAGFLTSLPPAN; this comes from the coding sequence ATGACCGCGGCCGCTGCGCTGGCGGCCTCGCCCACCGCCGCGTTCGCGCAGGAGTCTCACGCGGGGGGCGGGAGGCTCCCGACTGTGGAGCTGCTGGCCGGCGTTACGCACGGCATCGTGCAGGGCGCCGCGGTGCTGCTGGTGGGGCTGGTCGCGTTCGTGGCGCTGGTGTGGCTTCCCATAAGTCGGGCCGCGGGAACCGACGGGGGCTCGGGCGCCGTCTTCGCCCGCGGGGCCTGGGCCCTGTTCGCCGCGCTGGCCCTCGTTGGCCTGGCCGACGTGGCCGTCTACACGGCGTGGGCCACGGGGCGGCCGCTAGGTCTCGGGCTGTACCTCGAGGGGCTCTTCGGGACCACGGCCGGACAGGTGGCGCTGGCGCGGCTCGGCACGGGGCTCCTCGTCGCGTTCGCGGTGGCGTGGGCTGCCGGGGGGGGTGGGATCGGGCGCTGGTGGGCCGCCGCGGGCGCGGGTGGCCTGCTCCTCGCCACCCTGGTCCCCGAGAGCCACGCCGTGGCCCAGGGGCTACTCGCGATAACGGTCATCTGGCTGCACCTGGTGGCCGCGGCCTTCTGGACGGGCGGCCTGCTCGCCTTCCCGATTCTCCTGCTCGGCCCCCTGCGCGCCCTGGGCCTCGACGAGCGTGCCGACCTTCGCCGCCGCACCGTGCGCCGGTTCTCGAAGGTTGCCACCGTCGCGGTCCTCGTCCTCGTCGCGACCGGCCTCTACAGCACCCTGCTCAACGTCGCCGGTCTCGGCGCGCTCGTCGGCACCGCCTACGGCAGGGCCCTCGTCATGAAGCTCGGGATGACCGTGCTGCTGCTCGCCACGGGCGGCCTCAACCTCATAGACAAGGGGGACGGACCGCTCGGCAGGATGGTCGGCCTGGAACTCGCCCTCGCCGCCGGCATCTTCGTGGCGGCCGGTTTCCTGACCAGCCTGCCGCCGGCAAACTAG
- a CDS encoding multicopper oxidase family protein codes for MTPAAHYTRRGTRLTRKEVLKLGLLGGAALLLPLERAARTKSLADRIPTSRLPRPFTSPFAVPPVLKPQTVGNTDYYRMTMTNAPVRVLPGFPKTEIWGYNGITPGPTIIQERGRETVVRQINAIRSPDHLHTSVHLHGNATKPQYDGYANDVTKPGWGKDYRYPNGQPARTLWYHDHGVHVTSENAYRGLAGLYITHDEHERGLGLPKGYHDPVARTGYDVPLVIRDAVFATNGSLIFDREEQGSLFGDVILVNGVPWPVMKVERRKYRFRVLNASISRSYKLALSSGDPMTVIGSDGGLMPHPVRTGSVRVGMAERYEIVIDFARYKVGTSIVLRNGDLPNNREEKNTNVVMRFDVVSDATDTSGNRVPWNLGKVGDGDYDPMPLLPSQSTHTERFVFERKNGNWVINDGTWKDIEDSGNQLNAAVCKKDEIEIWEFQNKSGGWFHPIHVHLIDFKILSRTGGKSPGVLPYERGPKDTAYVGENETVRVLAKFGPHQGRYMMHCHNLTHEDHDMMTQFQVGTGGERWDSAPPRPASELPPLLPGL; via the coding sequence TTGACTCCTGCCGCGCATTATACCCGCCGGGGAACGAGGTTAACCCGCAAGGAGGTGCTCAAGCTGGGCCTGCTCGGGGGCGCCGCGCTCCTGCTGCCGCTGGAGCGGGCGGCCCGGACGAAGTCTCTGGCGGATCGTATCCCGACGAGCCGGCTCCCCCGGCCGTTCACCTCCCCGTTCGCCGTCCCGCCCGTCTTGAAACCCCAAACCGTCGGGAACACCGACTACTACCGCATGACCATGACCAACGCCCCCGTGCGGGTGCTGCCGGGGTTCCCGAAGACCGAGATATGGGGCTACAACGGCATCACGCCCGGTCCCACCATAATCCAGGAGAGGGGCAGGGAGACCGTCGTTCGCCAGATAAACGCCATCCGCAGCCCGGACCACCTGCACACCTCGGTGCACCTGCACGGGAACGCCACAAAGCCCCAGTACGACGGCTACGCAAACGACGTCACGAAGCCGGGCTGGGGGAAGGACTACCGCTACCCGAACGGCCAGCCAGCCCGCACGCTGTGGTACCACGACCACGGCGTCCACGTCACCTCCGAGAACGCCTACAGGGGCCTGGCGGGCCTCTACATCACCCACGACGAGCACGAGAGGGGACTCGGCCTGCCGAAGGGGTACCACGACCCGGTCGCCCGCACCGGGTACGACGTGCCGCTCGTGATAAGGGATGCCGTCTTCGCGACGAACGGCTCGCTCATCTTCGACCGCGAAGAGCAGGGGAGCCTGTTCGGGGACGTGATCCTGGTAAACGGCGTCCCGTGGCCGGTGATGAAGGTCGAGAGGCGCAAGTACCGCTTCCGCGTCTTGAACGCCTCGATCTCCCGCTCGTACAAGCTCGCCCTGAGCAGCGGTGACCCCATGACGGTGATCGGGAGCGACGGCGGGCTCATGCCGCACCCCGTCCGGACCGGCTCCGTGCGCGTGGGGATGGCCGAGCGCTACGAGATAGTCATAGACTTCGCCAGGTACAAGGTCGGGACGAGCATCGTCCTGCGCAACGGGGATCTCCCGAACAACCGCGAGGAGAAGAACACGAACGTCGTCATGCGTTTCGACGTGGTCTCGGACGCCACCGACACCTCTGGCAACAGGGTGCCCTGGAATCTCGGCAAGGTCGGGGACGGCGACTACGACCCCATGCCGCTCCTCCCGTCCCAGTCCACGCACACCGAGAGGTTCGTCTTCGAGCGCAAGAACGGCAACTGGGTCATAAACGACGGTACCTGGAAGGATATCGAGGATTCCGGCAACCAGTTGAACGCCGCGGTGTGCAAGAAGGACGAGATCGAGATCTGGGAGTTCCAGAACAAGAGCGGCGGTTGGTTCCACCCGATCCACGTCCACCTCATAGACTTCAAGATCCTCTCCCGCACCGGCGGCAAGTCCCCCGGCGTCCTGCCCTACGAGAGAGGACCGAAGGACACGGCCTACGTCGGGGAGAACGAGACGGTGCGCGTCCTGGCGAAGTTCGGACCCCACCAGGGCCGCTACATGATGCACTGCCACAACCTGACCCACGAGGACCACGACATGATGACCCAGTTCCAGGTCGGAACGGGCGGCGAGCGCTGGGACTCCGCCCCCCCGAGACCCGCCTCCGAGCTACCCCCGCTTCTGCCGGGTCTCTAG
- a CDS encoding multicopper oxidase domain-containing protein: MQAVRTKISRKDMLKMGLLGSAAVALPLERAARTQLAAARLPENQLPRPFQTEFTVPPVAKPAYQDDTTDYYEMAMRSAFLQILPAPLPKTEVWGYEGITPGPTIMARRGRNVVVRHKNWIQSPGHEHTSVHLHGNATKPQYDGYANDTTNPGEYKDYHYPNGQDARTLWYHDHGVHVTAFNAYMGCAAFYISHDEHEMSLPIPKGKYDVPLVLRDAIFGTDGQMIFDDQGHSSLFGDVILANGAPWPVMKVERRKYRFRILNASISRGFNLALSDREPMTIIGHDGGLAPEPVEVTSYRHGMAERYEVVIDFARYNVGESVELRNLGLPNTQDFATTNRVMRFDVVSEATDLSNNEIPGVLGNSEHPYSPMKLQESQSVRTRRFEFGREIVNGSEMWTVATDGGPGRIWDPNRVDANPGLDDVEIWEFTNNGGGWFHPIHVHLIDFKILDRDGAPPHPWERGPKDTVYVGEGETVRMIMKFGPHKGRYMIHCHNLVHEDHDMMAQFEVGSGGDDPIASAPARPTSEAPPLYTVKEDPPDKPDPPLPPNVAPKVSILRPAQGSVTRSRRPTVVARVTDDKQLSKSKIQLFLDGRRVGEYDYRNDTGVLTYVCPKLKLGWHRVQILATDDRGLKTARTQSFRVVLR; this comes from the coding sequence ATGCAAGCAGTAAGGACCAAGATCAGCCGCAAGGACATGCTGAAGATGGGCCTGCTCGGCAGCGCCGCCGTGGCCCTCCCGCTGGAGCGCGCGGCCCGGACGCAGTTGGCGGCGGCCCGCCTGCCCGAGAACCAGTTGCCCCGGCCTTTTCAGACCGAATTTACGGTACCGCCGGTCGCGAAGCCCGCCTACCAGGACGACACGACCGACTATTACGAGATGGCCATGCGGTCGGCGTTCCTCCAGATCCTCCCCGCCCCCCTCCCCAAGACCGAGGTCTGGGGCTACGAGGGCATCACGCCCGGTCCCACGATCATGGCCAGGCGCGGCCGCAACGTCGTCGTCAGGCACAAGAACTGGATCCAGAGCCCGGGGCACGAGCACACCTCGGTCCACCTGCACGGCAACGCCACAAAGCCCCAGTACGACGGCTACGCCAACGACACCACCAACCCCGGCGAGTACAAGGACTACCACTACCCAAACGGCCAGGACGCGAGGACCCTCTGGTACCACGACCACGGCGTCCACGTTACCGCCTTCAACGCGTACATGGGTTGCGCCGCGTTCTACATAAGCCACGACGAGCACGAGATGAGCCTCCCCATTCCCAAGGGAAAGTACGACGTCCCGCTCGTGCTGCGCGACGCCATCTTCGGCACCGACGGGCAGATGATCTTCGACGACCAGGGCCACTCGAGCCTGTTCGGGGACGTGATCCTGGCAAACGGCGCCCCCTGGCCGGTGATGAAGGTCGAGAGGCGCAAGTACCGCTTCCGTATCCTCAACGCCTCGATCTCCCGCGGCTTCAACCTGGCCCTGAGCGATCGCGAGCCGATGACGATCATCGGCCACGACGGCGGGCTCGCCCCCGAGCCGGTCGAGGTCACTAGCTACCGCCACGGGATGGCCGAGCGCTACGAGGTCGTCATAGACTTCGCCAGGTACAACGTCGGAGAGAGCGTCGAGCTCAGGAACCTCGGGCTGCCCAACACGCAGGACTTCGCGACGACGAACCGGGTGATGCGCTTCGACGTGGTCTCCGAGGCGACCGACCTCTCCAACAACGAGATACCGGGCGTCCTCGGCAACAGCGAGCACCCCTACAGCCCGATGAAGCTCCAGGAGTCGCAGTCCGTCAGGACCCGCCGGTTCGAGTTCGGGCGCGAGATCGTCAACGGCAGCGAGATGTGGACCGTCGCCACGGACGGCGGGCCGGGCCGGATCTGGGACCCCAACCGCGTGGACGCGAACCCGGGGCTTGACGACGTGGAGATCTGGGAGTTCACCAACAACGGCGGCGGCTGGTTCCACCCGATCCACGTCCACCTCATAGACTTCAAGATCCTCGACCGCGACGGGGCGCCCCCGCATCCGTGGGAGCGCGGCCCGAAGGACACGGTCTACGTCGGCGAGGGCGAGACGGTGCGCATGATCATGAAGTTCGGCCCGCACAAGGGCCGGTACATGATCCACTGCCACAACCTCGTCCACGAGGACCACGACATGATGGCCCAGTTCGAGGTCGGTTCGGGCGGGGACGACCCGATCGCCTCGGCCCCCGCCAGGCCGACTAGCGAGGCGCCGCCGCTGTACACGGTGAAAGAGGACCCGCCGGACAAGCCGGACCCGCCCCTGCCCCCGAACGTGGCGCCGAAGGTCTCCATCCTGCGCCCCGCGCAGGGCTCCGTGACCCGCTCCCGGAGGCCCACCGTCGTCGCCCGCGTCACCGACGACAAGCAGCTGAGCAAGAGCAAGATCCAGCTCTTCCTGGACGGACGGCGCGTCGGCGAGTACGACTACCGCAACGACACCGGCGTCCTGACCTACGTGTGCCCGAAGCTCAAGCTCGGCTGGCACCGGGTGCAGATCCTCGCCACCGATGACCGGGGACTCAAGACGGCCCGGACCCAGAGCTTCCGCGTGGTGCTCCGGTAG
- the lepB gene encoding signal peptidase I: MSLAAPPESRPEESGKGREPTTEGGTGPFGFLFFVVVALLLVFGVVRPFVAEPFSITTASMDPTLRAGDSVLATKFAYRFADPERGDVILFEAPADGAPTIKRVVGVAGDTVAVRDGVLFVNGEKTREGYVDYNLTDATFFGPTDVPEGSVYVMGDNRSNSLDSRSYGPVPREDVLGGIDLRIWPLERVGTV; this comes from the coding sequence TTGAGCCTCGCCGCCCCGCCCGAGAGCCGTCCCGAGGAGTCCGGGAAGGGACGAGAGCCGACCACGGAGGGCGGCACGGGGCCTTTCGGGTTTCTGTTCTTCGTCGTCGTCGCCCTCCTGCTCGTCTTCGGCGTCGTGCGCCCTTTCGTGGCCGAGCCTTTCTCGATAACCACGGCGAGCATGGACCCGACGCTCCGGGCCGGGGACAGCGTGCTCGCGACGAAGTTCGCCTACCGCTTCGCAGATCCTGAGCGGGGCGACGTCATACTCTTCGAGGCCCCCGCCGACGGCGCCCCCACCATCAAACGCGTGGTCGGGGTGGCCGGGGATACGGTGGCGGTCAGAGACGGCGTCCTGTTCGTGAACGGCGAGAAGACGCGGGAGGGCTACGTCGACTACAACCTCACCGATGCCACATTCTTCGGGCCGACTGACGTGCCCGAGGGCAGCGTCTACGTTATGGGCGACAACCGCTCCAACTCCCTCGACTCCCGTTCATACGGGCCGGTCCCCAGGGAGGACGTCCTCGGCGGGATCGACCTGCGCATCTGGCCGCTCGAACGGGTGGGAACCGTCTGA